In the genome of Mycobacterium kansasii ATCC 12478, one region contains:
- a CDS encoding patatin-like phospholipase family protein — translation MAGKRALVLAGGGLAGIAWETGLLRGVTEQSPAAARRLLDSDVLVGTSAGSAVAAQISSGRRLEELFDLQLAETSAEIDPGVDIDAITELFLQALRAPGEQGPLQRIGAVALATRTVPEPVRRTVIAERLPVHDWPDRDLRITAIDTATGELVIFDRHSGVDLVDAVAASCAVPGAWPPVTIAGRRYMDGGVASSVNVGVAGDCAVAVVLVPSGADTPSPFGPGPAAEIAAFPGSAFAVFADDESLTAFGPNPLDPRCRAASAMAGREQGRREAATLARFLGV, via the coding sequence GTGGCAGGCAAACGGGCGCTCGTGCTGGCGGGCGGCGGCCTGGCCGGAATCGCTTGGGAGACAGGTCTTCTCCGCGGCGTCACCGAGCAGTCGCCGGCGGCGGCCCGGCGGTTGCTGGATTCGGATGTGCTGGTGGGGACATCGGCCGGATCGGCGGTGGCGGCGCAGATCAGCAGCGGTCGGCGCCTGGAAGAGCTGTTCGATCTGCAGCTCGCCGAGACATCGGCCGAGATCGACCCCGGCGTCGACATCGACGCGATTACCGAGCTGTTCCTCCAGGCGTTGCGCGCCCCCGGTGAGCAGGGGCCGTTACAGCGAATCGGCGCCGTCGCGCTGGCGACGCGCACCGTTCCCGAGCCGGTGCGCCGGACGGTGATCGCCGAGCGGCTGCCGGTGCACGACTGGCCCGACCGAGACCTGCGGATCACCGCGATCGACACTGCCACCGGCGAATTGGTGATCTTCGACCGCCACTCGGGTGTCGACCTCGTCGATGCGGTGGCCGCCAGCTGCGCGGTGCCGGGAGCGTGGCCGCCGGTGACGATCGCGGGCCGCCGTTACATGGACGGCGGCGTGGCCAGTTCGGTCAACGTCGGCGTCGCCGGCGACTGTGCGGTGGCGGTCGTTCTGGTGCCGTCCGGCGCGGACACGCCGTCCCCGTTCGGCCCCGGGCCGGCCGCCGAGATCGCGGCATTCCCGGGCAGCGCATTCGCCGTGTTCGCGGACGACGAGTCGCTGACGGCGTTCGGGCCCAACCCGCTGGATCCGCGCTGCCGGGCAGCTTCAGCCATGGCGGGGCGAGAACAGGGCCGTCGGGAAGCGGCGACCCTCGCCCGCTTCCTGGGTGTCTAA
- a CDS encoding amidohydrolase codes for MAAADLVIRGVVLTVDDPRPTAEALAVKDGRIVAVGNWSDVEGWVGSDTPVVDTGSGCVLPGLVEAHGHPLLESMVLSNRMVDIRPVTVRDADDVVGAIRREVAARGATGAYLFGWDPLLQPGLPEATLHWLDGLAADTPLVIFHNSCHKAYFNSTAARQAGITRDTPDPKGANYGRDANGDLDGTAEETAALLPLVAGAINPADYPAMLRAECARLNQAGLTTCSEMAFEPSFRPMLAQLNDAGELTVRLRTYEISTAALTTDMTPDNGDDMVRQVGIKIWVDGSPWIGNIDLSAPYLNTGASRAMGIAPGSCGHANYSREQLTEIVDAYFPLGWPMACHVMGDAGVDTILDVYEEALRKYPRTDHRLRLEHAPMLRPDQLRRAADLGVTASLFVDQIHYWGDILVDGLFGPERGSRWAPAGSAVAAGMRISLHNDPPVTPEEPLRNISVAATRTAPSGRVLAPEERLTVEQAIRAQTLDAAWQLFADDVIGSLEVGKYADMVVLSQDPRTVAPEEIADLEVRATFLAGRQVYGPTLR; via the coding sequence ATGGCAGCTGCTGACCTCGTGATCCGCGGTGTGGTACTGACCGTCGACGACCCCCGACCTACCGCCGAAGCCCTTGCCGTCAAAGACGGCCGGATCGTCGCGGTGGGCAACTGGTCGGATGTCGAGGGCTGGGTCGGCTCCGATACGCCGGTCGTCGACACCGGATCGGGCTGTGTCCTGCCGGGCCTGGTGGAGGCACACGGGCACCCGTTGCTGGAGTCCATGGTGCTGTCGAACCGGATGGTCGACATCCGCCCGGTCACGGTCCGCGACGCGGACGACGTGGTCGGCGCGATTCGGCGGGAGGTGGCCGCACGTGGTGCGACGGGCGCGTACCTGTTCGGCTGGGATCCACTGCTGCAACCAGGTCTCCCGGAAGCGACCCTGCACTGGCTCGACGGCCTGGCCGCCGACACCCCGCTGGTCATCTTTCACAACTCCTGTCATAAGGCCTACTTCAACTCGACTGCCGCCAGGCAGGCCGGGATCACCCGCGATACGCCAGACCCTAAGGGCGCCAACTACGGTCGCGACGCCAACGGCGACCTCGACGGCACCGCCGAGGAGACCGCCGCGTTGTTGCCACTGGTCGCCGGGGCGATCAACCCGGCCGACTACCCCGCCATGCTGCGGGCCGAGTGCGCCCGGCTGAATCAGGCGGGCCTGACGACGTGCTCGGAGATGGCGTTTGAGCCCAGCTTTCGCCCGATGCTTGCCCAGTTGAACGACGCGGGTGAGCTGACCGTCCGGCTACGCACCTACGAGATCTCCACCGCCGCGCTGACCACCGACATGACCCCTGACAACGGCGACGACATGGTGCGCCAGGTTGGCATCAAGATCTGGGTCGACGGCTCGCCGTGGATCGGCAACATCGACCTTTCGGCTCCTTATCTCAACACCGGCGCCAGCCGCGCCATGGGTATCGCGCCGGGTTCCTGTGGCCACGCCAACTACAGCCGCGAGCAGTTGACCGAGATCGTCGACGCCTACTTCCCGCTGGGATGGCCGATGGCCTGTCACGTCATGGGTGACGCCGGCGTCGACACCATCCTCGACGTGTACGAGGAAGCGTTGCGCAAGTATCCCCGAACCGATCACCGGCTAAGGCTGGAACACGCCCCGATGCTGCGCCCGGACCAGCTGCGCCGCGCCGCCGACCTCGGCGTCACCGCCAGCCTGTTCGTCGACCAGATCCACTACTGGGGCGACATCCTGGTCGACGGTCTTTTCGGGCCCGAGCGCGGATCACGTTGGGCGCCAGCCGGTTCCGCTGTGGCCGCCGGAATGCGGATATCGCTGCACAATGATCCGCCGGTCACCCCCGAAGAACCGCTGCGCAACATCAGCGTCGCGGCCACCCGTACCGCGCCGAGCGGGCGGGTACTGGCGCCCGAGGAGCGGTTGACGGTCGAGCAGGCGATCCGCGCCCAGACGCTGGACGCGGCGTGGCAGTTGTTCGCCGACGACGTGATCGGCTCGCTGGAGGTCGGCAAATACGCCGACATGGTCGTGTTGTCGCAAGACCCGCGCACGGTCGCCCCCGAGGAGATCGCCGATCTCGAGGTGCGGGCGACGTTTCTCGCCGGCCGGCAGGTGTACGGCCCGACTCTGCGCTGA
- a CDS encoding DUF427 domain-containing protein, whose amino-acid sequence MDHDYPQMAAARGRIEPAPRRIRGYLDDALVFDTTAARYVWELPYYPTYYVPITDVRREFLRDEDHPQKVQFGPSRLYSLVGANRTHPSAARVFDADGDSPLAGTVRFDWDPLRWFEEDEQIYGHPRNPYTRVDALRSHRHVRVQLDGVVLADTRSPVLVFETGLPTRYYIDPTDVAFEHLELSSTRTLCPYKGTTSGYWSVRVGDTLHADLAWTYQYPLPAVAAIAGLVAFYNEKLDIIVDGVVLPRPRTQFS is encoded by the coding sequence ATCGATCACGACTACCCACAGATGGCGGCCGCGCGCGGACGCATCGAGCCGGCGCCGCGCCGGATCCGCGGCTACCTTGACGACGCGCTGGTATTCGACACCACCGCCGCCCGCTATGTATGGGAATTACCTTACTACCCAACGTATTACGTGCCGATTACCGATGTCCGCAGGGAATTCCTGCGTGACGAGGACCATCCCCAAAAAGTTCAATTCGGTCCGTCGCGGTTATATTCGCTGGTCGGTGCGAACCGGACCCACCCGTCGGCCGCGCGAGTATTCGACGCCGACGGCGACAGTCCGCTCGCGGGCACGGTGCGCTTCGACTGGGACCCGCTGCGGTGGTTCGAGGAGGACGAGCAGATCTATGGCCACCCGCGCAATCCGTACACCCGGGTGGACGCGCTGCGCTCGCACCGCCACGTCCGGGTGCAGCTGGACGGCGTCGTGCTCGCCGACACCCGGTCACCGGTGCTGGTGTTCGAAACCGGTTTGCCGACCCGCTACTACATTGATCCCACCGACGTCGCCTTCGAACACCTGGAACTCAGCTCGACGCGGACGCTGTGCCCGTACAAAGGAACGACATCGGGCTACTGGTCGGTGCGGGTCGGCGACACGCTGCACGCTGACCTGGCATGGACCTACCAGTACCCGTTACCGGCCGTCGCCGCCATCGCCGGTTTGGTGGCGTTTTACAACGAAAAGCTCGACATCATTGTCGACGGTGTCGTGCTACCACGCCCACGCACCCAATTCAGCTGA
- a CDS encoding YncE family protein, protein MSDVNGQNTGWDERDGAQVQLFGSGATPDLPAAVEIRLNNGPIAAMAMSPDGSRLLVTNYSDHSVSVIDTDNCRVVETIAGVNEPFAIATGSAPAARAYVSIVSPSYDSIGVIDTSTNTLAATHPLTLSVNDLTVDPGGNYVYVSRNGARGADVAVLDTATGGVEAIDIATAPGTTAECVRSSTDGTRLYVAINGPSGGQLVVVATRAEPDPDGGATGRSRWRRKNPKNAHVAQDGKPKLRVVDTIDIGSAVRDVAVSPDGATVYVASCGADFGAVVDVVDSRAREVTATRKIDQIGGLVTRLTLSSDGDRAYLVSEDRVTVLNTLTQDIIGTVRVAQPSCVIESRDGGHVYIADYTGTITMVPVAATVARIDDAREYEASTEWILPELLQYEAALA, encoded by the coding sequence GTGAGCGATGTGAACGGCCAAAACACCGGCTGGGATGAGCGGGATGGCGCACAGGTCCAACTTTTCGGGTCCGGCGCTACACCGGATTTGCCGGCCGCGGTCGAGATCCGCCTGAACAACGGCCCCATCGCTGCCATGGCCATGAGCCCCGACGGCAGCCGGCTGCTGGTGACCAATTACAGCGACCACAGCGTGTCGGTCATCGACACCGACAACTGCCGGGTGGTGGAGACCATCGCCGGCGTCAACGAGCCGTTCGCTATCGCCACCGGCAGCGCGCCGGCCGCGCGGGCATACGTCAGCATCGTGTCGCCGTCCTACGACTCGATCGGCGTCATCGACACGTCCACCAACACCCTTGCCGCCACCCACCCGCTGACGCTCAGCGTCAACGATCTCACCGTCGACCCCGGCGGCAACTACGTCTACGTCAGCCGGAACGGCGCCCGCGGTGCCGACGTCGCTGTCCTGGACACCGCCACAGGCGGCGTCGAGGCCATCGACATCGCGACCGCCCCGGGCACCACCGCCGAGTGTGTGCGCAGCAGCACCGACGGGACCCGGCTCTACGTCGCCATCAACGGACCGTCCGGCGGCCAGCTGGTCGTCGTCGCGACGCGCGCGGAGCCCGACCCGGATGGCGGCGCCACCGGCCGTTCGCGCTGGCGCCGCAAGAACCCCAAAAACGCCCACGTCGCCCAGGACGGTAAGCCGAAACTGCGCGTCGTCGACACCATCGACATCGGTTCGGCGGTTCGCGATGTCGCGGTGAGCCCCGACGGCGCCACCGTCTACGTCGCCAGTTGCGGCGCCGACTTCGGCGCCGTCGTCGACGTCGTCGACAGCCGCGCCCGCGAGGTCACCGCTACCCGCAAGATCGACCAGATCGGTGGTTTGGTCACCCGCCTGACCCTGAGTAGTGACGGTGATCGGGCCTACCTGGTGAGCGAGGACCGGGTCACGGTGCTGAACACGCTCACCCAGGACATCATCGGCACCGTCCGCGTCGCGCAACCGTCCTGCGTCATCGAGAGCCGGGACGGCGGCCACGTGTACATCGCCGACTACACCGGCACGATCACCATGGTGCCGGTCGCCGCGACCGTCGCGCGCATCGACGACGCTCGCGAGTACGAGGCGTCGACCGAGTGGATCCTGCCCGAGCTGCTGCAGTACGAGGCGGCGCTGGCCTGA
- a CDS encoding dienelactone hydrolase family protein: MNAVSPDAIRAETITITGHRGDQIEAYRAMPLAEGSRGGIVWIHHMPGYDRETKEFVRRLAVNGYHTVAPNLYSREAPGAESDDAAAAARAAGGVPDERLVGDVAGAVEHLRSLPGANGRFGVIGHCSGGRHAFLAACWLPFDAAVDCYGAFIVEEPPEGMPKTMQPILNLAANLSCPLLGLFGVEDRFPAPAGVAALDAELTRRGKPHSFTSYEGAGHAFFSVDRPAYRAEAALDGWRRIDEFFATHLKG; the protein is encoded by the coding sequence ATGAACGCTGTCAGTCCGGATGCCATTCGCGCGGAAACGATCACGATCACCGGGCACCGCGGCGACCAGATCGAGGCCTATCGGGCCATGCCGCTTGCCGAGGGCTCGCGCGGCGGCATCGTCTGGATCCACCACATGCCGGGCTACGACCGCGAGACCAAGGAGTTCGTCCGGCGGCTCGCGGTCAACGGTTACCACACCGTGGCGCCCAACCTGTATTCCCGTGAGGCCCCGGGCGCCGAATCGGACGATGCCGCCGCCGCGGCTCGGGCAGCCGGTGGTGTCCCCGACGAACGCCTGGTCGGCGATGTTGCCGGCGCCGTGGAGCACTTGCGCTCGCTGCCCGGAGCAAACGGTAGATTCGGCGTCATCGGGCACTGCTCGGGCGGGCGGCACGCCTTCCTGGCGGCATGCTGGCTGCCGTTCGACGCGGCCGTGGACTGCTACGGCGCTTTCATCGTCGAGGAGCCCCCGGAAGGGATGCCCAAGACCATGCAACCGATCCTGAACCTGGCGGCGAACCTGAGCTGCCCGCTGCTGGGGTTGTTCGGGGTCGAGGACCGGTTCCCGGCGCCCGCTGGGGTAGCCGCGCTGGATGCCGAGCTGACCAGGCGGGGCAAGCCGCACTCGTTCACCTCCTACGAGGGCGCGGGTCATGCGTTCTTTTCCGTCGACCGGCCGGCATACCGCGCGGAGGCGGCGCTGGACGGTTGGCGCCGCATCGACGAGTTCTTCGCTACGCACCTGAAAGGCTAG
- a CDS encoding dihydrodipicolinate reductase, whose product MGLRVVQWATGSVGVAAIKGVLEHPELELAGCWVHSEAKNGKDVGEIIGTAPLGVVATNSVDDILALDADAVVYAPLLPSVDEVAALLCSGKNVVTPVGWFYPSEKEAAPLEVAAQAGNATLHGAGIGPGAATELFPLLLSVMSTGVTFVRSEEFSDLRSYGAPDVLRYVMGFGGTPDSALTGPMQKLLDGGFMQSVRLCVDRLGFAADPKIRASQEVAVATAPIDSPIGIIEPGQVAGRRFHWEALVGDKVVVEITVNWLMGSENLDPPWSFGPAGERYEIEVRGNPDTFVTVKGWQPESVAAGLQSNPGIVATAAHCVNAIPATCAAPAGIQSFFDLPLITARAAPELSR is encoded by the coding sequence ATGGGTTTGAGGGTCGTTCAATGGGCAACCGGGTCGGTGGGGGTCGCCGCGATCAAGGGTGTGCTCGAGCATCCAGAGCTCGAATTGGCCGGCTGCTGGGTGCATTCCGAGGCCAAGAACGGCAAGGACGTCGGTGAGATCATCGGCACCGCACCGCTGGGAGTCGTCGCCACCAATAGCGTCGACGACATCCTGGCTCTCGACGCCGATGCGGTGGTCTACGCGCCGTTGCTGCCCAGCGTCGACGAGGTCGCGGCGTTGCTGTGCTCGGGCAAGAACGTCGTCACTCCGGTCGGTTGGTTCTACCCGAGCGAGAAGGAAGCCGCGCCGCTCGAGGTGGCCGCGCAGGCCGGCAACGCGACCCTGCATGGCGCCGGTATCGGGCCCGGAGCTGCCACCGAACTGTTTCCGTTGCTGCTGTCGGTGATGTCCACCGGTGTGACTTTTGTTCGTTCCGAAGAGTTTTCGGACCTGCGGAGCTACGGCGCCCCCGATGTGCTGCGTTATGTGATGGGCTTCGGCGGCACCCCGGACAGCGCCCTGACCGGTCCGATGCAGAAACTGCTCGACGGCGGATTCATGCAGTCGGTCCGGCTGTGCGTCGACCGTCTAGGCTTTGCCGCCGACCCGAAGATCCGCGCATCGCAGGAGGTCGCCGTTGCGACCGCGCCGATAGACTCGCCGATCGGGATCATCGAACCGGGCCAGGTTGCCGGGCGCCGGTTTCACTGGGAAGCGCTCGTCGGGGACAAAGTGGTGGTCGAGATCACCGTCAACTGGTTGATGGGGTCCGAAAACCTGGATCCGCCATGGTCTTTCGGACCGGCGGGGGAGCGCTACGAGATCGAGGTGCGCGGTAATCCCGACACCTTCGTCACCGTCAAGGGGTGGCAGCCGGAGAGCGTGGCAGCCGGGCTGCAGAGCAACCCGGGCATCGTCGCCACGGCGGCGCACTGCGTCAACGCGATCCCCGCGACCTGCGCCGCCCCGGCGGGCATCCAAAGTTTCTTCGATCTGCCGTTGATCACCGCCCGGGCCGCACCGGAGTTGTCGCGGTGA
- a CDS encoding SRPBCC family protein, whose amino-acid sequence MTRSVVVEQSRAIPVAVEDAFSRTLPIALPVICSRWYGVIPPIKEVRDQTGDWDAAGQSRVIAMVGGGLVRETLTNVDPPRSFSYTLTDIKGPLAPLVSLVEGKWSFVPAGTGTRVAWQWTLHPKSGVSAPLLPLFGRMWKGYARIVLEKLAEQLVG is encoded by the coding sequence CTGACACGCTCTGTCGTGGTCGAGCAATCGCGGGCGATACCCGTCGCCGTCGAGGACGCCTTCAGTCGAACGCTGCCGATAGCGCTGCCGGTGATCTGTTCTCGGTGGTATGGGGTGATCCCGCCGATCAAGGAGGTCCGGGACCAAACCGGCGATTGGGATGCGGCGGGCCAAAGCCGTGTCATCGCCATGGTCGGCGGCGGCCTGGTACGCGAGACGCTGACCAACGTCGACCCGCCGCGATCATTCAGCTACACGCTCACCGACATCAAAGGTCCGTTGGCGCCGCTGGTCAGCCTGGTGGAAGGCAAGTGGAGCTTCGTGCCGGCGGGGACGGGAACCAGGGTCGCCTGGCAGTGGACCCTGCACCCCAAATCGGGCGTAAGCGCACCGCTGCTGCCGCTGTTCGGCAGGATGTGGAAGGGCTACGCCCGCATCGTGCTCGAGAAACTCGCCGAGCAACTGGTGGGCTGA
- a CDS encoding DUF6295 family protein, with amino-acid sequence MCTYLTEHLQIDGSAKGATGWFGASRATVYVDHPVHARYGHTVNIDVINPDLGPSARVALELTEESALALADAIRNAIAHAPAGLASKYQKDQ; translated from the coding sequence ATGTGCACTTACCTGACCGAACACCTGCAGATCGACGGCAGTGCCAAGGGCGCGACCGGGTGGTTCGGCGCCAGCCGGGCCACGGTGTATGTCGATCACCCCGTGCATGCCCGCTACGGCCACACGGTGAACATCGATGTGATCAACCCGGATCTCGGCCCGTCCGCTCGGGTCGCGCTCGAACTCACCGAGGAAAGCGCGCTGGCGTTGGCCGACGCAATCCGCAACGCGATCGCCCACGCGCCGGCCGGCCTGGCTTCCAAATACCAGAAGGACCAGTAG
- a CDS encoding long-chain fatty acid--CoA ligase, with protein MYSTMQEFPLTITAIMRHGCGVHGLREVVTATGDGYRHTNYRDVGQRAAQLANGLRRLGITGDQRVATFMWNNTEHLVAYLAVPSMGAVLHTLNIRLFAEQIVYVANEAEDRVILVDLSLAKLLAPVLSKLDSVHTVIAVGDGDTAPLQASGKTVLRYAEVIDGESAEFDWPQLDENSAAAMCYTSGTTGNPKGVVYSHRSSFLHTMATCTTNGIGVGSSDRVLPIVPMFHANAWGLPYAALMAGADLVLPDRHLDAPSLVHMIENLRPTLAGAVPTIWNDVMHHLAKDPGHDVSSLRLVACGGSAVPESLMRTFEEKHGVQIRQLWGMTETSPMATMAWPPPGTPPDRHWAIRSTQGQPVCGVEARIVDDNSQVLPNDGKAVGEVEVRGPWITGSYYLGYDESKFDSGWLRTGDVGRIDEQGFITLTDRAKDVIKSGGEWISSVELENLLIAHPDVVEAAVVGVPDERWQERPLAVVVTREGVDVSAGDLRKFLADKVARWWLPERWAVAEEIPRTSVGKYDKKTIRSRYAEGGYDVVEVHN; from the coding sequence ATGTACAGCACGATGCAGGAATTCCCGCTGACCATCACCGCGATCATGCGGCACGGCTGCGGTGTCCACGGCCTACGCGAGGTGGTGACGGCCACCGGCGACGGCTATCGGCACACCAACTACCGCGACGTGGGGCAGCGCGCCGCCCAGCTGGCAAACGGATTGCGCCGCCTCGGGATCACCGGGGACCAGCGGGTGGCCACCTTCATGTGGAACAACACCGAACATCTGGTGGCCTACCTAGCCGTGCCGTCGATGGGCGCGGTGCTGCACACGCTGAACATCCGGCTGTTCGCCGAGCAGATCGTCTACGTGGCCAACGAGGCCGAAGACCGGGTCATCCTGGTCGACCTCTCCCTGGCCAAGCTGCTGGCCCCGGTGCTGTCCAAACTCGACAGCGTGCACACGGTGATCGCCGTCGGGGACGGCGACACCGCGCCCTTACAGGCATCCGGTAAGACCGTGCTGCGCTACGCCGAGGTGATCGACGGCGAGTCGGCCGAGTTCGACTGGCCGCAGCTCGACGAGAATTCCGCGGCCGCGATGTGCTACACCAGCGGCACCACCGGCAATCCCAAAGGTGTTGTCTACAGCCACCGTTCGAGCTTTCTGCACACCATGGCGACATGCACCACGAACGGCATCGGGGTGGGCTCCAGCGATCGGGTGCTGCCCATCGTGCCGATGTTTCACGCCAACGCCTGGGGGCTGCCGTATGCGGCCCTGATGGCCGGTGCCGACTTGGTGCTGCCGGACCGGCATCTCGACGCCCCGTCGCTCGTCCACATGATCGAGAACCTGCGGCCCACTTTGGCCGGCGCGGTGCCGACCATCTGGAACGACGTCATGCATCACCTGGCGAAAGACCCCGGCCACGACGTGTCCTCGCTGCGTCTGGTCGCCTGCGGCGGCTCGGCGGTCCCGGAATCGCTGATGCGCACCTTCGAAGAAAAGCACGGCGTCCAGATCCGGCAGCTGTGGGGCATGACGGAGACCTCGCCGATGGCCACCATGGCGTGGCCGCCCCCGGGAACCCCGCCGGACCGGCACTGGGCCATCCGGTCGACGCAGGGCCAGCCGGTGTGCGGGGTGGAGGCCAGGATCGTCGACGACAACAGCCAGGTGCTGCCCAACGACGGCAAAGCCGTCGGCGAGGTGGAAGTTCGCGGTCCGTGGATCACCGGTTCGTATTACCTGGGATATGACGAGTCGAAGTTCGACTCCGGCTGGCTGCGCACCGGCGACGTCGGCCGTATCGACGAGCAGGGTTTCATCACGCTCACCGACCGGGCCAAGGACGTCATCAAGTCGGGCGGCGAGTGGATTTCGTCGGTCGAGCTGGAGAACCTGTTGATCGCGCATCCCGACGTGGTCGAGGCGGCCGTGGTGGGCGTGCCCGACGAGCGCTGGCAGGAACGGCCGCTGGCGGTGGTCGTCACTCGCGAGGGAGTCGACGTGAGTGCCGGTGATCTGCGGAAGTTCTTGGCGGACAAGGTAGCTCGGTGGTGGTTGCCCGAACGGTGGGCCGTTGCCGAAGAGATCCCGCGGACCAGCGTGGGCAAGTACGACAAGAAGACCATCCGGTCCCGCTACGCCGAGGGCGGTTACGACGTTGTCGAGGTGCACAACTGA
- a CDS encoding class II glutamine amidotransferase, translated as MCRLFGLHAGNEVATATFWLLDAPDSLARQSRRNPDGTGVGVFDEHGRPQLHKEPMAAWHDTAFATEARELTGTTFVAHVRYATTGSLDVRNTHPFLQDGRMFAHNGVVEGLDVIDGRLRELRAADLVLGQTDSERVFALITATIRAHGGDQSAGLVDALRWLAANVPIYAVNVLLSTATDMWALRYPDSHELYVLDRRDPSLCGPEFHLRSNRIRAWSSHLCTRPSVVFATEPMDEDPRWSLLGPGELVHVDTALQLTRDVVLPDPPGQLLRRAELGSSVMAD; from the coding sequence ATGTGCCGACTCTTTGGCCTGCACGCCGGGAATGAGGTTGCCACGGCGACTTTTTGGCTGCTGGACGCCCCGGACAGTCTGGCGCGGCAAAGCCGCAGAAACCCCGACGGCACCGGGGTGGGGGTGTTCGACGAACACGGTCGGCCGCAGTTGCACAAGGAGCCGATGGCGGCTTGGCATGACACCGCGTTCGCGACCGAGGCTCGCGAGCTGACCGGCACGACGTTCGTCGCTCACGTGCGCTACGCGACGACCGGTTCGCTCGATGTCCGCAACACCCACCCGTTCTTGCAGGACGGCAGGATGTTCGCGCACAACGGCGTGGTCGAGGGCCTCGACGTCATCGACGGACGACTCCGCGAGCTGCGCGCCGCGGACCTGGTGCTCGGCCAAACCGATTCCGAGCGGGTGTTCGCGTTGATCACCGCCACGATCCGCGCTCACGGCGGCGACCAGTCAGCCGGCCTGGTCGACGCGCTGCGATGGCTGGCCGCGAACGTGCCGATCTACGCCGTCAACGTGCTGCTCAGCACCGCCACCGACATGTGGGCGCTGCGTTATCCGGACTCTCATGAGCTCTATGTGCTGGACCGGCGCGATCCGTCGTTATGCGGTCCGGAATTTCACCTGCGCAGCAACCGGATTCGCGCGTGGTCGTCGCACCTGTGCACGCGGCCGTCGGTGGTTTTCGCCACCGAGCCGATGGACGAGGATCCGCGTTGGTCCTTGCTCGGCCCGGGCGAGTTGGTCCATGTCGACACCGCGCTGCAGCTGACCCGCGATGTGGTGCTGCCGGATCCTCCCGGTCAGCTGCTGCGGCGGGCGGAACTTGGCTCGTCGGTGATGGCAGACTAG
- a CDS encoding nitroreductase family deazaflavin-dependent oxidoreductase → MALRRESPTRGRRLRLDEALMERALISPMGYLFALHVAPRVDKVLIPRTRGRLSSVGWNKVGLLTSTGAKSGRPRSQPLVFLEDSDGLLAIGSNYGRANHPAWSANLLAHPECTVEFKGPPRRYRAELLTGDDRARAWATATDFYAGYERYRAKCAPRQIRVFRLRPLTG, encoded by the coding sequence GTGGCACTGAGGCGGGAGAGCCCGACTCGCGGACGACGGTTGCGGCTGGACGAGGCGCTCATGGAACGCGCTTTGATCAGCCCGATGGGTTACCTGTTCGCGCTTCACGTAGCGCCGCGCGTCGACAAGGTGCTGATCCCGCGCACCAGAGGCCGGCTGAGCTCGGTCGGCTGGAACAAGGTTGGTCTGCTCACGTCGACCGGCGCCAAGTCAGGCCGGCCGCGCAGCCAGCCGTTGGTATTCCTCGAAGACTCCGACGGTCTGCTGGCGATCGGGTCCAACTACGGGCGGGCCAACCATCCCGCGTGGAGCGCCAACCTGCTGGCACACCCCGAATGCACGGTTGAATTCAAGGGACCGCCCAGGCGGTACCGCGCAGAGCTGCTCACCGGCGACGATCGCGCCAGAGCATGGGCCACCGCCACCGATTTCTACGCCGGCTACGAGCGCTACCGCGCCAAGTGCGCTCCACGACAGATCAGGGTGTTTCGGCTGCGCCCACTGACCGGCTGA